The Halalkalibaculum roseum genome window below encodes:
- a CDS encoding DUF3224 domain-containing protein, with protein sequence MKLSTSYILTVLLAIGLIFTSCKDAPITVTDDLETETALSLLGSTNTPIQTTTTATLIRIEPVSSVELPGGTIINEFNSFWEVTGDWEGIFIGENRQTIHNNGSITGQALFTHEGSVLGRDGTLKLRFNGHFKKDGSFQGKLAILSGTGELANLRGQGKNIVTGLGVTEATFFIKFAP encoded by the coding sequence ATGAAATTATCCACTTCTTATATTCTAACTGTATTATTAGCTATCGGTTTAATTTTTACCAGCTGTAAGGATGCACCCATTACAGTAACGGATGATTTGGAAACTGAGACAGCCCTTTCTCTACTGGGTAGCACGAACACTCCTATTCAAACCACTACTACCGCTACATTGATTCGTATAGAACCAGTCTCTAGTGTTGAACTCCCCGGCGGTACGATTATAAATGAGTTCAACTCATTCTGGGAAGTGACCGGCGACTGGGAGGGGATTTTTATCGGTGAAAATCGTCAAACTATTCACAACAACGGAAGCATTACCGGACAAGCTTTATTTACCCATGAAGGTTCTGTTCTTGGTCGCGATGGAACATTAAAACTTCGTTTCAATGGTCATTTTAAGAAAGACGGATCATTTCAGGGTAAGCTTGCCATCTTAAGTGGTACCGGTGAGCTAGCAAATCTTCGCGGACAGGGTAAGAATATCGTTACCGGTCTCGGTGTAACTGAAGCTACGTTCTTCATAAAATTTGCACCATAA
- a CDS encoding SMP-30/gluconolactonase/LRE family protein, which produces MMISKTFYTSFLAFFICIMPFGFACTEWGSSAPDAAVSDEALSIVKSTSPAPCQSPVTTPVLEFEDEGTAEGVAVSQQGNVFVGNAVSGKSEIWSAPKGDFDRAFLLADLPGGDLIGMDVDEIGNVYAAVAAHQNPEWHGLWKVQADGDSERVGALPAFFASLPNDVTIDPRGNVFVSDSFDGKIWRLSPDGEFSTWIQDDLLRAFFGNVEFGVNGVVYHNGALYTAITLNGRVIKIPIQPDGSAGTPTIFVQDDILIGIDGIEPDVHGNLYLTNNFGNTIHVIREEDHSIESISVEGLSAPASLAFNNNQKALYVANLSTSAGFPQPYAPALVKVKFSAPVVTCGSFN; this is translated from the coding sequence ATGATGATTTCCAAAACTTTTTATACCAGCTTTCTTGCTTTTTTTATTTGTATTATGCCATTTGGATTTGCGTGTACCGAATGGGGTTCAAGCGCACCTGATGCAGCCGTTTCTGACGAAGCCCTCAGTATTGTTAAGTCCACAAGTCCTGCACCTTGTCAATCACCGGTAACGACACCTGTCTTGGAGTTTGAGGATGAAGGCACGGCGGAGGGGGTGGCCGTCTCTCAACAAGGCAATGTCTTCGTAGGGAATGCTGTTAGTGGTAAATCCGAAATTTGGAGTGCTCCAAAAGGAGATTTTGATCGGGCATTTCTTCTAGCCGATCTTCCGGGAGGAGATTTGATAGGAATGGATGTAGATGAGATCGGTAACGTTTATGCTGCGGTTGCTGCGCACCAAAATCCTGAATGGCATGGTCTATGGAAAGTACAAGCTGATGGTGACTCAGAGCGCGTAGGTGCTTTACCCGCATTCTTCGCCAGTCTGCCAAATGATGTAACAATCGATCCCAGGGGGAATGTCTTTGTTAGTGACAGCTTCGACGGCAAGATTTGGAGGCTTTCTCCCGATGGTGAATTTAGTACATGGATTCAGGATGATCTTTTAAGGGCCTTTTTCGGCAATGTCGAATTTGGAGTGAATGGTGTTGTCTATCACAATGGGGCTTTATACACTGCGATCACACTTAATGGACGAGTGATAAAAATTCCGATCCAACCCGACGGTTCTGCCGGTACGCCAACTATTTTTGTTCAAGACGACATTCTAATCGGAATCGACGGCATCGAACCAGACGTGCATGGGAACCTCTATCTCACAAATAATTTTGGGAACACAATACATGTGATTCGGGAGGAAGATCATAGCATAGAATCGATCTCTGTTGAGGGGCTTTCCGCTCCTGCAAGTCTTGCATTTAATAACAATCAGAAGGCACTTTATGTGGCAAATCTGAGTACGAGTGCTGGCTTCCCTCAACCCTACGCACCCGCATTGGTTAAGGTGAAGTTCTCTGCTCCGGTCGTCACTTGTGGCTCCTTCAACTGA
- a CDS encoding NAD(P)-dependent alcohol dehydrogenase — MKAIILKEYGLPHVLEVGEVSKPIPEIDEVLVKVHSTSINDWDWGLVRGKPFVIRLFFGLKKPKITIPGVDVSGKIEAVGRNVSSFKIGDEIYCDLSDCGFGGFAEYVCVPAKILSKKPSTLSHSDASALPHAGVLALQGLVEKGKVKSGQSILINGAGGGVGTLGIQILKPYGVKVAGVDSAEKLDLMKSLGFDSVMDYKKVDFTTTGEKYDLILDTKSNRSVFKYARSLNKNGTYITVGGSMFRLFEILLIGSLISLFTSKKLSVLNLEPNKGLEQISEFVEKGQIRPVVDGPYKFDEIPKLIQYFGEGNHLGKIVVQIE; from the coding sequence ATGAAAGCCATAATATTAAAGGAATATGGATTGCCGCATGTTCTCGAAGTTGGAGAGGTATCAAAACCGATTCCCGAAATTGATGAAGTACTAGTGAAAGTTCACTCAACATCTATCAATGATTGGGATTGGGGGTTGGTAAGAGGCAAACCATTCGTGATTCGTTTGTTTTTCGGTTTAAAAAAGCCAAAAATAACTATACCCGGGGTAGATGTTTCCGGAAAGATCGAGGCGGTAGGCCGCAATGTGAGTTCTTTTAAAATCGGAGATGAAATATACTGCGACCTGTCGGATTGCGGATTTGGCGGATTTGCCGAGTATGTTTGCGTGCCGGCAAAGATATTATCCAAAAAGCCTTCCACGTTAAGCCACAGTGATGCCTCGGCCTTGCCCCATGCCGGAGTGCTTGCCCTACAGGGACTTGTGGAGAAGGGAAAGGTAAAATCCGGGCAGAGTATCTTAATCAACGGTGCCGGAGGGGGTGTCGGAACACTTGGTATACAAATCTTGAAACCATATGGGGTAAAGGTAGCCGGCGTTGACAGTGCCGAAAAACTCGATTTAATGAAATCGCTGGGGTTTGATAGCGTGATGGACTATAAAAAAGTGGACTTTACTACCACCGGAGAAAAATATGACCTCATCCTTGATACCAAATCAAACCGGTCTGTGTTTAAATATGCACGATCCCTCAACAAAAATGGCACTTACATTACAGTTGGGGGATCGATGTTCAGGCTGTTCGAAATATTATTGATTGGCTCACTCATATCACTTTTTACCAGTAAAAAACTGAGTGTACTCAACCTGGAACCTAATAAAGGGTTAGAACAGATCTCTGAATTCGTTGAAAAGGGACAAATAAGACCTGTTGTTGATGGGCCCTATAAATTTGATGAAATCCCAAAGCTGATTCAATATTTCGGTGAGGGCAATCATTTGGGAAAGATTGTAGTTCAAATTGAATAA
- a CDS encoding ATP-binding protein: MDVENGKKLYEELKLENRRLREKVDEYAREVKIQLSIERVRTRTMAMHDSSELAEVASVFFEQISLRTSAPDRFFIGIIDEDSRSIDFWITDQEGHEVIKKFTAEARKSSIISDIFLNWKSNEKFWIQDLSERKLENWIQYWSDEVGIPFEKNSVKDHRFIFSVYFSEGLIGIITHEEPSIDSILLLERFSDVFQQTYTRFLDLKKAERLVLETARQASLDRIRAEIASMRNSEDLEEITPLIWDELKVLEIPFIRCGVFIIEEQNEISHTYLSTAQGEPIAALHLPLEGIPLIEEITASWQNNELYTIHWEKKDFNKWTQNLMESGFIDSKKKYEAGSAPEKLDLHFFPFKHGMLYIGNTAPLEHDSLDLGQTMADVFSVAYDRYEDFKELERAKEKIEEAFQELEVAQEQLVQQEKLASLGQLSAGIAHEIKNPLNFVINFSDLSVELLEETNQELNCISEKLAKNYSDKVNEALITLKDIGNYLNKIHEHGARADAIVKSMLQHSRGGDGNIEPTPLNPIVKEFVNLAYHGMRASKHPFNVDVKLQLDESIDKVTMVAEDFSRVILNLCNNAFDAMREKMMDENAQSIESYIPLLIVRTQNIGNEVAIYIEDNGPGIPEDTRDKIMQPFFTTKKGTNGTGLGLSITNDIIKAHGGTIKLNSQPGKTVFIIVLSK, encoded by the coding sequence ATGGACGTTGAAAATGGAAAAAAACTATATGAAGAGCTAAAGCTTGAAAATAGGAGACTCCGGGAAAAAGTTGACGAATATGCCCGTGAAGTTAAGATTCAATTGTCAATAGAACGGGTAAGGACTCGTACAATGGCGATGCACGATAGTAGTGAGTTAGCGGAAGTGGCCTCTGTTTTCTTTGAACAGATTAGTTTACGGACATCTGCACCAGACCGATTTTTTATTGGGATTATCGATGAAGACTCTAGATCTATAGATTTTTGGATAACAGATCAGGAAGGTCATGAAGTCATTAAAAAGTTTACCGCTGAAGCACGTAAGTCGTCAATTATTTCTGACATATTTTTAAATTGGAAAAGTAATGAAAAATTCTGGATTCAGGATCTAAGCGAACGAAAACTAGAAAACTGGATCCAATATTGGAGCGATGAGGTAGGCATCCCTTTTGAAAAAAACAGTGTTAAAGATCATCGTTTCATATTTAGTGTCTACTTTTCTGAAGGCTTAATTGGAATAATTACACATGAAGAGCCAAGCATAGATTCGATACTACTTTTGGAACGTTTTTCTGATGTATTTCAACAAACTTACACCAGATTTCTCGACTTAAAAAAAGCCGAAAGGCTGGTACTAGAAACAGCCAGACAGGCTTCACTAGACCGAATTCGAGCTGAAATTGCCTCTATGCGAAACTCGGAAGATCTTGAAGAAATTACTCCTCTAATATGGGATGAGCTCAAAGTATTAGAAATTCCATTTATTCGTTGTGGCGTGTTTATCATTGAAGAGCAAAATGAAATAAGCCATACGTATCTTAGTACCGCCCAGGGAGAACCAATAGCAGCCCTTCATCTGCCATTGGAGGGAATTCCATTGATTGAAGAAATAACTGCTTCTTGGCAAAATAATGAATTATACACTATCCATTGGGAGAAAAAGGATTTCAATAAATGGACCCAAAACCTAATGGAAAGTGGGTTTATCGACTCTAAAAAGAAATATGAAGCAGGGTCTGCCCCTGAGAAACTGGACCTTCATTTTTTCCCCTTCAAACACGGTATGCTCTATATTGGTAACACTGCACCCCTTGAACATGATAGTCTTGATCTTGGCCAAACCATGGCTGATGTTTTTTCTGTAGCATACGATCGCTACGAAGACTTTAAAGAACTTGAAAGGGCTAAAGAAAAAATTGAAGAAGCCTTCCAGGAATTAGAGGTAGCACAGGAACAGCTTGTACAGCAGGAAAAGCTTGCCTCACTCGGTCAACTTTCAGCAGGCATTGCACATGAAATCAAAAATCCATTGAATTTTGTAATAAATTTTTCAGATTTGAGTGTTGAACTTTTAGAAGAAACTAATCAAGAACTGAATTGCATCAGTGAAAAGCTTGCAAAGAACTATAGTGACAAAGTTAATGAAGCACTTATAACACTTAAAGATATCGGAAACTATCTCAATAAAATCCATGAACACGGCGCCCGGGCTGATGCAATTGTTAAATCAATGTTGCAACATTCTCGCGGCGGTGATGGTAATATAGAACCCACGCCACTGAATCCCATTGTCAAAGAGTTTGTCAACCTTGCCTACCATGGTATGCGAGCTAGCAAGCATCCTTTTAATGTAGATGTCAAACTACAGCTGGACGAATCCATTGATAAAGTAACAATGGTAGCCGAAGACTTCAGCCGGGTCATTCTAAACCTGTGCAATAATGCCTTTGATGCCATGAGAGAGAAGATGATGGATGAAAATGCTCAATCTATAGAATCATATATCCCATTATTGATAGTGCGAACCCAAAACATCGGCAACGAAGTCGCCATCTACATTGAAGATAATGGGCCCGGGATTCCCGAGGATACAAGGGATAAGATTATGCAGCCGTTTTTCACCACCAAAAAGGGTACAAATGGTACCGGATTAGGACTTAGTATCACAAATGACATAATAAAGGCACACGGGGGTACTATAAAGCTCAATTCACAACCGGGAAAGACTGTGTTCATCATTGTACTCAGCAAATAA
- a CDS encoding DUF4382 domain-containing protein, translated as MILNKLPKTTFTALFAALLLFTGCDFNGNSGTGTMEVMLHDAPATYDEVNVFIERVEVNNTQNDDGWVEISSPQQSYDLLKLTNGAMAQLASTELEVGTYKQIRLILSREGHSVMVDGVPHDMFVPSGAQTGIKLNVNAEIEPDITYTLLLDFDAARSVVEQGSEQSGVEYLLQPVIRATSEAITGNISGVVEPVDSDAVVEAIDNSGSDPKIVSTTPVSDTDGSFKLVGLEEGTYTVSIKPGNENYQPEEITGVEVTVGDTNDLGTVTLSEN; from the coding sequence ATGATACTTAATAAGCTACCAAAAACTACGTTTACGGCACTTTTTGCAGCATTATTACTGTTTACCGGGTGTGACTTTAATGGCAATAGCGGCACCGGTACCATGGAGGTCATGCTGCATGATGCTCCTGCCACCTATGATGAGGTCAACGTCTTTATTGAACGAGTGGAGGTAAACAATACCCAAAACGACGACGGTTGGGTGGAAATTAGCAGTCCTCAGCAATCCTATGATCTTCTGAAGCTAACTAACGGAGCCATGGCCCAACTTGCTTCTACAGAGCTTGAAGTAGGTACCTATAAGCAAATTCGATTGATCTTGAGCCGTGAAGGTCACAGTGTGATGGTCGATGGTGTTCCTCATGATATGTTTGTACCCAGTGGAGCACAGACCGGTATCAAGCTCAATGTGAATGCAGAGATTGAGCCGGATATTACCTATACCCTATTGCTGGATTTCGATGCGGCACGTTCGGTGGTTGAGCAAGGAAGCGAGCAATCCGGAGTGGAATATTTGTTGCAACCTGTAATAAGGGCTACAAGTGAAGCAATCACTGGAAATATTTCAGGAGTAGTAGAACCGGTGGACTCGGATGCAGTTGTTGAGGCTATTGACAATTCGGGATCTGATCCGAAGATAGTTTCCACTACACCGGTGAGTGACACTGATGGTTCGTTTAAGCTGGTCGGACTGGAGGAAGGAACCTACACCGTATCCATAAAACCGGGCAATGAGAACTACCAGCCTGAAGAGATTACCGGTGTTGAAGTTACGGTAGGCGATACCAATGACCTTGGCACTGTGACCTTAAGCGAAAACTAA
- a CDS encoding cyclase family protein, producing the protein MINKKILPAEDIAMSGQIRLALGSVALIMFITVGCGVDQHDSDFNPETILPKEIIDLSPVITENLTEQIWGKAALQMLGFRGTTNFVHVGIDTPTYVRNSYIELFNHGGAHLDAPNHMDKDGMSIEGWDLKKLIGPVKILDATSYKENQPIPVEPLIELNLSSRDIFILHVAYTPPGDDKDLPSYPFLSSEAVEYLASIPVKAVATDAFSIESFTGFAERVEVGFTGYESLIPNHHAILTNGIPLFEALENVSELLDKEDVIFLGFPLKIKNGNASPVRAVAFVY; encoded by the coding sequence ATGATAAATAAAAAAATATTGCCTGCGGAGGACATTGCTATGAGTGGCCAAATAAGACTCGCCTTAGGTTCTGTTGCACTAATTATGTTTATAACCGTAGGTTGTGGGGTTGACCAACATGACTCGGATTTTAATCCGGAAACTATCTTACCCAAAGAGATTATCGACCTCAGTCCTGTAATAACTGAAAATTTAACGGAACAAATATGGGGTAAGGCTGCATTGCAGATGTTGGGTTTTAGAGGTACAACCAATTTTGTACATGTAGGAATTGATACTCCTACTTATGTTAGAAACTCATATATAGAATTATTCAATCATGGGGGAGCTCATCTTGATGCACCAAATCATATGGATAAGGATGGTATGTCTATTGAAGGTTGGGATCTGAAAAAGCTTATTGGTCCAGTCAAAATTTTGGATGCTACCTCATATAAAGAAAATCAACCAATTCCGGTGGAGCCACTTATAGAATTAAACCTTAGCAGCAGGGATATATTTATTCTACATGTTGCCTACACTCCTCCTGGAGATGATAAAGATCTTCCCTCATATCCTTTTTTATCATCTGAAGCTGTTGAATATCTCGCATCAATTCCTGTCAAAGCAGTTGCAACTGATGCCTTTTCGATTGAAAGTTTTACTGGGTTTGCAGAAAGAGTGGAAGTAGGATTCACAGGATATGAAAGCTTAATACCTAATCATCATGCAATATTGACAAATGGAATTCCATTGTTTGAAGCTTTGGAAAATGTAAGTGAACTCTTGGATAAGGAAGATGTAATTTTTCTAGGTTTCCCTCTAAAGATTAAGAATGGCAATGCATCACCGGTTAGAGCAGTGGCTTTTGTATACTGA
- a CDS encoding YybH family protein encodes MIRYYKVYTIGVILLTTLLFIMLLKPVLAQPAAHEQAITTAYRDWVDAANDKDIKQWSTFLAPDALFLPPNRPALSSFKSITDFYTNLFTDEHLFLDCQQDTVEIARAEDMAWAIGHCEITFTSSKGQVKKDKSKWVKVWKRQPNGEWKCKINSWSSTEAE; translated from the coding sequence ATGATACGATATTATAAAGTTTACACCATTGGTGTCATTCTATTAACTACTCTCCTTTTTATCATGCTATTGAAGCCGGTACTGGCTCAACCTGCTGCCCATGAGCAGGCTATAACCACCGCATATCGAGACTGGGTCGATGCGGCAAATGACAAGGACATTAAGCAGTGGTCTACTTTCTTGGCGCCCGATGCACTTTTCCTGCCACCGAACCGTCCGGCATTAAGCAGTTTCAAATCTATTACGGACTTCTACACCAACTTATTCACTGATGAGCATTTATTTCTTGATTGTCAACAGGACACCGTAGAAATTGCCCGTGCGGAAGATATGGCATGGGCCATAGGTCACTGTGAGATTACGTTTACATCGTCAAAGGGGCAAGTGAAAAAAGATAAAAGTAAGTGGGTTAAAGTATGGAAACGACAGCCAAACGGTGAGTGGAAGTGTAAGATTAACAGCTGGAGTTCAACTGAAGCAGAGTAG
- a CDS encoding response regulator — MRLRKTKVLIVEDDRLISLVERKLLEQLNYEVVDVITKGEEVATAYEKHLPDLIILDICLAGETNGIEAARAIWHHSEVPIVFISGNCDLYKAAVSTFENPFHTFLSKPISRKQLADAIAEVTFGHSGRLKVA; from the coding sequence ATGAGGCTACGCAAGACCAAAGTACTAATAGTTGAAGACGATAGACTTATTTCATTGGTCGAACGGAAACTGCTTGAACAACTGAATTATGAGGTTGTCGATGTCATAACAAAAGGTGAAGAGGTAGCAACAGCTTATGAAAAGCATCTGCCGGATTTGATTATTTTAGACATTTGCCTTGCCGGAGAAACAAATGGCATTGAAGCGGCTAGAGCTATATGGCACCATTCAGAAGTACCAATCGTATTCATTTCAGGTAATTGTGATCTTTATAAGGCAGCGGTAAGTACGTTTGAAAATCCATTTCATACTTTCCTTTCAAAACCAATCTCACGGAAACAACTAGCCGACGCAATTGCTGAAGTTACATTTGGGCACTCGGGTAGATTAAAGGTTGCCTGA